A window of the Streptomyces luomodiensis genome harbors these coding sequences:
- a CDS encoding toxin-antitoxin system HicB family antitoxin, producing MDLTPYVDNLRRELAVAAEAGGEDARELAERLTAPLESATRLTMLNVLSAAMDEITRELAPGSVDVRLRGLDPDFVVTPPPADGGPAEAAAAPVEPPKAQVPAEGDEGGTARVNLRLPAHLKARAEEAASREGLSVNAWLVRAVSAAVDGGTRPRTTTERTRTVGQSFTGWVR from the coding sequence ATGGACCTCACCCCGTATGTCGACAACCTTCGCCGCGAACTGGCGGTGGCCGCCGAAGCCGGCGGGGAAGACGCCCGCGAGCTGGCCGAGCGGCTCACCGCTCCTCTGGAGTCGGCGACCCGTCTGACCATGCTCAACGTGCTCTCCGCCGCTATGGACGAGATCACCCGCGAACTCGCCCCCGGCTCGGTCGACGTACGGCTGCGCGGACTCGACCCCGACTTCGTGGTGACGCCGCCGCCCGCCGACGGCGGCCCCGCCGAAGCGGCCGCCGCGCCCGTCGAACCGCCCAAGGCCCAGGTGCCCGCCGAAGGCGACGAGGGTGGCACCGCCCGCGTCAATCTGCGGCTGCCGGCCCACCTCAAGGCGCGCGCCGAGGAGGCCGCGAGCCGCGAGGGCCTGTCGGTCAACGCGTGGCTGGTGCGGGCCGTGTCGGCCGCGGTCGACGGTGGCACGCGGCCGCGTACGACGACGGAGAGGACCCGCACCGTCGGACAG
- the rraA gene encoding ribonuclease E activity regulator RraA has protein sequence MPETVTPLPTADLVDQYGADLRVCDLQFRQFGGHRGFAGPVRTVSCHEDNGLLRDLLRTPGDGGVPVVDGGGSLRTALVGDLIAGAAQDNGWAGLVLHGAVRDSVALAGLRLGIKALGTIPRKSAKDGAGAVDVPVTFGGVTFRPGDILHADDDGIALLGA, from the coding sequence ATGCCCGAGACCGTCACCCCCCTCCCCACCGCCGACCTCGTCGACCAGTACGGCGCCGATCTGCGCGTCTGCGACCTCCAGTTCCGCCAGTTCGGCGGCCATCGCGGCTTCGCCGGGCCCGTCCGCACCGTCTCCTGCCACGAGGACAACGGCCTGCTGCGCGACCTGCTGCGCACCCCGGGCGACGGAGGCGTCCCCGTCGTGGACGGGGGCGGCTCCCTGCGCACCGCGCTGGTCGGCGACCTCATCGCCGGCGCCGCCCAGGACAACGGCTGGGCCGGGCTCGTCCTCCACGGCGCGGTCCGCGACAGCGTCGCCCTCGCCGGTCTCCGGCTCGGCATCAAGGCCCTGGGCACCATCCCCCGCAAGAGCGCCAAGGACGGCGCCGGAGCCGTCGACGTCCCCGTCACCTTCGGCGGGGTCACCTTCCGCCCCGGCGACATCCTGCACGCCGACGACGACGGCATCGCCCTCCTGGGGGCGTAG
- a CDS encoding MerR family transcriptional regulator, giving the protein MFTIGDFARHGRVSVRMLRHYDATGLLRPAHVDPATGYRYYSAAQLSRLNRVIALKELGFTLQQVRAIVDEKVGTEELRGMLRLRRAELAAAAAAAAARLVQVEARLRSIESEGHMPTNDVVIKKVPAVRVAELTATAASFEPQEIGPVISPLYDELFRRLDAAGITPTGPGVAYYEDAPDGGGAITVHAAVQVSAPLREGDDIRVLDLPPVERAATIVHRGPMDTVVPTAQALARWIDGNGYRSAGYPREISLECPEDREEWVTELQAPVVEV; this is encoded by the coding sequence ATGTTCACCATCGGAGACTTCGCCCGGCACGGCCGTGTCTCGGTCCGGATGCTGCGTCACTACGACGCCACCGGACTGCTGCGCCCGGCCCATGTCGACCCCGCCACCGGCTACCGGTACTACTCGGCCGCCCAGCTCAGCCGCCTGAACCGGGTCATCGCGCTCAAAGAGCTCGGCTTCACCCTCCAGCAGGTGCGGGCCATCGTGGACGAGAAGGTCGGCACCGAGGAGCTGCGCGGCATGCTCCGGTTGCGGCGGGCCGAGCTGGCGGCCGCGGCGGCCGCCGCGGCGGCACGGCTGGTACAGGTCGAGGCGAGGCTCCGGTCGATCGAGAGCGAGGGACACATGCCCACGAACGACGTCGTCATCAAGAAGGTCCCGGCGGTGCGGGTGGCGGAGCTCACCGCGACCGCCGCCAGTTTCGAACCCCAGGAGATCGGCCCGGTCATCTCCCCCCTCTACGACGAGCTGTTCCGGCGCCTCGACGCGGCGGGCATCACCCCGACGGGCCCCGGTGTCGCCTATTACGAGGACGCCCCGGACGGCGGCGGCGCCATCACCGTCCACGCCGCCGTCCAGGTCTCCGCCCCGCTCCGGGAAGGAGACGACATCCGGGTCCTCGACCTGCCGCCGGTCGAGCGGGCCGCGACCATCGTCCACCGCGGCCCGATGGACACCGTGGTGCCCACGGCCCAGGCCCTGGCCCGCTGGATCGACGGCAACGGCTACCGGTCGGCCGGCTATCCCCGGGAGATCAGCCTGGAGTGCCCCGAGGACCGCGAGGAGTGGGTGACGGAACTCCAGGCACCGGTGGTCGAGGTCTGA
- the otnC gene encoding 3-oxo-tetronate 4-phosphate decarboxylase — translation MTTYPDASAARALIVRTARSLFGRGLTHGSTGNLSVRLADGSLLLTPTGSSLGTVEEAELSRTDLNGTHLDGPRPTKEAFLHAAFYRARPTAHAVVHLHSTHAAAVSCLADVNPDDVLPPLTAYYAMRVGTLPLLPYHAPGDSGLEPLAERTARTHHAVLLANHGPVIAGATLEQAADAIEELEETARLHLLLRGHTTRPLTPEQAAALAPPSP, via the coding sequence GTGACCACCTACCCGGACGCATCGGCGGCCCGCGCGCTGATCGTACGCACCGCCCGCTCCCTGTTCGGCCGCGGCCTGACGCACGGCTCCACCGGCAACCTCTCCGTCCGCCTCGCCGACGGCAGCCTCCTGCTCACCCCCACCGGTTCCAGCCTCGGCACCGTCGAGGAAGCCGAACTCTCCCGCACCGACCTGAACGGCACGCACCTCGACGGTCCCCGGCCCACCAAGGAGGCGTTCCTGCACGCCGCCTTCTACCGGGCCCGGCCCACCGCCCACGCGGTCGTGCACCTGCACTCCACCCACGCCGCCGCCGTCTCCTGCCTGGCCGACGTGAACCCCGACGACGTCCTGCCGCCGCTGACCGCGTACTACGCCATGCGCGTCGGAACCCTTCCGCTGCTCCCCTACCACGCCCCCGGCGACAGCGGCCTGGAACCGCTCGCCGAGCGGACGGCCCGCACCCACCACGCCGTCCTCCTCGCCAACCACGGTCCCGTCATCGCCGGCGCCACCCTGGAACAAGCCGCCGACGCGATCGAGGAACTCGAGGAAACCGCCAGACTCCACCTCCTCCTGCGAGGACACACCACCCGCCCCCTCACCCCCGAACAGGCCGCCGCGCTCGCGCCCCCGTCCCCCTGA
- the otnK gene encoding 3-oxo-tetronate kinase: protein MTLRIGCIADDFTGGTDVAAAFRRAGLRTALVFGTPDTTIALPDDCDAAVIALKSRSTPADEAVADSLAAQRWLWTKGAAQIYVKYCSTFDSTPKGNIGPVTDALMETAGSSVTLHCPASPPNGRTVYQGHLFVHDQLLSDSPLRHHPLNPMTDSALVRLLSAQTRHAVALIDWVTVREGVEAVREALVAHRHAGVRHVIADALTDDDLAVLGAAALELPVVAGAAGLAEGLGHAYPGTGPAAAEPLPRAGRAAVLAGSCSARTLEQIAQFYAAGLPSRHLDVLAAATGRDVTGEALAWYDEQDPDLPVLIYASASPEELAAVQAQLGVAEAAAQVEELLGTLASHLVERGVRRLLVAGGETSGAVTTALGVRAVLVGAEADPGVPWTYATTEAGDLALMLKSGNFGAPDLFTRALPSTAEEAT, encoded by the coding sequence ATGACCCTGCGCATCGGCTGCATAGCCGACGACTTCACCGGCGGCACCGACGTCGCCGCCGCCTTCCGGCGGGCCGGCCTGCGCACCGCCCTGGTCTTCGGCACCCCGGACACCACCATCGCGCTGCCCGATGACTGCGACGCCGCCGTCATCGCCCTCAAGTCCCGCTCCACACCCGCCGACGAGGCCGTCGCCGACTCCCTCGCCGCCCAGCGCTGGCTGTGGACCAAGGGCGCGGCACAGATCTACGTCAAGTACTGCTCCACCTTCGACTCCACCCCCAAGGGCAACATCGGCCCGGTCACCGACGCCCTCATGGAGACCGCCGGGTCGAGCGTCACCCTGCACTGTCCGGCCTCCCCGCCCAACGGCCGCACCGTCTACCAGGGGCATCTGTTCGTCCACGACCAGTTGCTGTCCGACTCGCCGCTGCGCCACCACCCCCTCAACCCCATGACGGACTCCGCCCTGGTGCGCCTGCTGTCCGCGCAGACCCGCCATGCGGTGGCCCTGATCGACTGGGTCACCGTGCGGGAGGGGGTCGAGGCCGTGCGCGAGGCGCTGGTGGCACACCGGCACGCCGGCGTCCGGCACGTCATCGCCGACGCCCTGACCGACGACGACCTCGCCGTGCTGGGTGCCGCCGCGCTCGAACTGCCGGTCGTCGCCGGGGCAGCGGGCCTGGCCGAAGGGCTCGGCCACGCCTACCCCGGCACCGGACCGGCCGCCGCCGAACCACTGCCCCGCGCGGGCCGCGCCGCCGTCCTGGCCGGCAGCTGTTCCGCTCGCACCCTGGAGCAGATCGCCCAGTTCTACGCCGCCGGCCTGCCCTCCCGCCACCTCGACGTCCTCGCCGCCGCCACCGGCCGCGACGTCACCGGCGAGGCACTGGCCTGGTACGACGAGCAGGATCCCGACCTGCCCGTGCTGATCTATGCCTCCGCGTCGCCGGAGGAACTCGCCGCCGTACAGGCCCAGTTGGGGGTCGCCGAGGCCGCCGCGCAGGTGGAGGAGCTGCTCGGCACCCTCGCCTCGCACCTCGTCGAGCGCGGCGTACGCCGACTCCTCGTCGCGGGCGGGGAGACCTCGGGCGCCGTCACCACGGCCCTCGGCGTCCGCGCCGTCCTGGTCGGTGCCGAGGCCGACCCCGGCGTGCCCTGGACCTACGCCACCACCGAGGCCGGTGACCTCGCCCTGATGCTCAAGTCCGGCAACTTCGGCGCCCCCGACCTGTTCACCCGCGCCCTGCCCAGCACGGCCGAGGAGGCCACGTGA